The genomic stretch GATCCATTTTCAAGCTGGCTACCCTGATTGCCGTGTTGGAAGATCATCTGGTAACGCCACAAACCCGGATCAACCTGTACCGCGGTGAATTGAAATTCGGAAATCGTACGGTCTATGATGCGGAAAAACATAATGAAACCTGGGTTACCGTTACAAGAGCTTTGGATCTGAGTTCCAACGTAGGATTCTCCCAGCTGGCCTATCTCTATAAAGATCATCCCATGAAGTTTATCCAGCATTTGCGGGCATTGCGGCTCGATCGCAAAACCGGGATTGATTTGATAGGTGAACAGCAACCCCTGATCAAAACGCCGCAATCGCGTACCTGGAGTGCTACCACATTACCCTGGATGGGTTTTGGGTATGAAGTGTTGGTAAGCCCCCTGCAAATGCTCTCCTTGTACAATGCCGTAGCCAATGATGGTTGGATGATGAAGCCTTATCTGGTAAAATCCATCGAGGAATATGGCACACCCGTGCAAACCTTTTCACCGGAAAAAATAGAAAAGATTTGTTCCGATACCGTCCTGCATCAGGTACAACAGATGTTGCGAACCGTGGTTACAGATGGTACGGCCCGGAAGCCTTTTCAGGGAGCACCCTATAGTGTTGCGGGGAAAACGGGTACGGCTTTGGTTGCCGACGGTCGCGCCGGATACAGCAATAAGGTTTATCAATCCAGTTTTGTAGGCTATTTCCCGGCAGATGATCCGCAGTATTCCTGTATTGTAGTGGTTCGCAGCCAACCGCATCCACGCATTTATTATGGCGCTGATGTAGCTGCGCCGGTATTCCGCAGGATTGCCGATCAGCTGTATGCGCTGCATCAGGGTCCCAATGCCACACCCCGCATGCCTGAGCCCCGGGTTGACAGCATTCGCTGGGGCGTACGCACGCTTTCCACACGCGCTCGGCTGCTGGCCGGCAACTGGCCGGCAGTTCCGGTTTACGCTCTTGACAAACAGAGTACAACAACCTCAGCCGATAGGCTTGCTGATGACCGAATGCCTGATCTTACCGGTGTTGGTCTGAGGGATGCCGTGCGGTTGCTGGAAAATAAAGGATTGAAAGTCAGTTTCACGGGCGCAGGACGGGTGGTGAAACAATCGTTGCCTGCCGGTACACCCATACGCCCCGGGCAGCAAATTCAACTGATATTGAACTGAACATGGTGTTATTGCGCGACATATTAACAGATGTGCCGCTGGTCAGGCTCAGCAGAACAGCCGATGTTCCGGTTGATGAAATTACGGCTGATTCGCGGCAGGTAAAGCCGGGCACGCTGTTCTTTGCCATTCGCGGTTTGCATGCCGATGGGCATCAGTTCATCAGCCAGGCAGTAGACAACGGTGCCGTGGCCGTTGTATGTGAAGATATGCCCCCGCAGCCTTCCCCTCATATTACCTATGTGCAGGTGAGCGATAGTGCCCTGGCATGCGGCCTTATGGCTTCGCATTTTTATGGTGATCCGTCCCAACATATGCAGGTAGTAGGTGTAACCGGCACCAATGGCAAAACCACAGTAGTTACCTTGCTGTATCAGTTGTTTTCTCGCCTGGGTTTCCGTGCAGGCCTGATTTCTACCGTGCAGAACATAATTGTAGATAAGCCGGAACCCGCGACCCATACAACACCCGATGCCATTCAACTTCATCGGTTGCTGGCGCGCATGCATCAGCAGAAGTGTACACATGTATTCATGGAAGCCAGTTCACATGCCATCCATCAAAAGCGCATTGCAGGTGTGCATTATACTGGTGGTATTTTCACCAACATTACACATGATCATCTCGACTATCATAAAACATTTGAGAATTATTTAAAAGCTAAAAAATCATTCTTTGATCAACTTCCGGCATCTGCATTTGCACTCACCAATATAGATGATCGCAATGGCATGGTGATGGTGCAGAATACACCCGCCAGAATCGTCACCTATGCGTTGCGGAAAAAAGCCGACTTCAAAGCCAGAATCATTGAAAACCATCTTACCGGCCTGCAACTCGAAATTGATCAACAGCTTGTACATAGCAGGCTTATCGGTGCATTCAATGCATACAACCTGCTTGCTGCGTATGCAGCTGCGAGGCTGCTGGGGCAGGAAAAACAGGAAACCCTGCGGGTTTTGAGTGATTTAAAAGGAGCTGAGGGCAGGTTTGATTATCTGATTTCTCCCAATCAGCACATCATCGCGATTGTGGATTATGCACACACGCCTGATGCGTTGAAAAATGTGCTGCAAACCATTCTGGGATTCAAGCAATCAACGCAGCGAATAATCACGGTTGTTGGTTGCGGCGGTGATCGTGATCGGTCAAAACGCCCGGAAATGGCGCTGATTGCAGCGCATTTCAGTGATCAGGTGATTTTTACTTCTGATAACCCAAGGAGTGAGGATCCGCAGGCAATTATTGAAGAAATGAAAAATGGATTATCGGCCACCATGCTGGCTAAAACCCTATCCATCGTAGATCGTAAAGAAGCTATCCGTACCGCATGTATGCTGGCGCAGCCCAATGATATTGTGCTGATTGCAGGTAAAGGACATGAAAAATATCAGGAAATCAAAGGTGTGAAATATCCTTTTGATGACAGAGAAGTGGTAAAAGAAATGTTTGCACTATTGGGTAAATAAAAAAGCATGTTATACTATTTGTTCACATATTTAAAAACACATTTTGATCTGCCCGGAGCGGGTGTATTTCAGTACATCACATTTCGGGCTACCATGGCTATTTTGCTTTCACTGGTTATTTCCCTGTTTGCCGGCAAACGCATATTGCTTTTTCTGCAACGCAAACAAATCGGCGAAACTGT from Thermoflavifilum aggregans encodes the following:
- a CDS encoding penicillin-binding protein, which produces MDIKQDILWRVYLSFLGMVVLGVIILGKIFIIQHIQGNYWRSMADSLQERYVTMDAERGTIYSDDGEMLSTSVPFFDIHLDMMADGLRADQGKLFRENVDSLAIGLAELFRDHPASWYRSFLWKAYRSRERYLLFKKDVDLKTYQQLQQLPLFRLGRYRSGMIAEMHEKRINPYGLLANRTIGLWRPNAPNVGLEATYDSVLRGKDGRQLVRKVAAGTYAPVDGYTLEPENGKDIVTTIDVYIQDIAEQALYQMLDSVQAQYGTCVVMEVKTGQIKAIANLGRQPDGSYWEDYNYAMINTEPGSIFKLATLIAVLEDHLVTPQTRINLYRGELKFGNRTVYDAEKHNETWVTVTRALDLSSNVGFSQLAYLYKDHPMKFIQHLRALRLDRKTGIDLIGEQQPLIKTPQSRTWSATTLPWMGFGYEVLVSPLQMLSLYNAVANDGWMMKPYLVKSIEEYGTPVQTFSPEKIEKICSDTVLHQVQQMLRTVVTDGTARKPFQGAPYSVAGKTGTALVADGRAGYSNKVYQSSFVGYFPADDPQYSCIVVVRSQPHPRIYYGADVAAPVFRRIADQLYALHQGPNATPRMPEPRVDSIRWGVRTLSTRARLLAGNWPAVPVYALDKQSTTTSADRLADDRMPDLTGVGLRDAVRLLENKGLKVSFTGAGRVVKQSLPAGTPIRPGQQIQLILN
- a CDS encoding UDP-N-acetylmuramoyl-L-alanyl-D-glutamate--2,6-diaminopimelate ligase, with translation MVLLRDILTDVPLVRLSRTADVPVDEITADSRQVKPGTLFFAIRGLHADGHQFISQAVDNGAVAVVCEDMPPQPSPHITYVQVSDSALACGLMASHFYGDPSQHMQVVGVTGTNGKTTVVTLLYQLFSRLGFRAGLISTVQNIIVDKPEPATHTTPDAIQLHRLLARMHQQKCTHVFMEASSHAIHQKRIAGVHYTGGIFTNITHDHLDYHKTFENYLKAKKSFFDQLPASAFALTNIDDRNGMVMVQNTPARIVTYALRKKADFKARIIENHLTGLQLEIDQQLVHSRLIGAFNAYNLLAAYAAARLLGQEKQETLRVLSDLKGAEGRFDYLISPNQHIIAIVDYAHTPDALKNVLQTILGFKQSTQRIITVVGCGGDRDRSKRPEMALIAAHFSDQVIFTSDNPRSEDPQAIIEEMKNGLSATMLAKTLSIVDRKEAIRTACMLAQPNDIVLIAGKGHEKYQEIKGVKYPFDDREVVKEMFALLGK